One Mycolicibacterium sarraceniae genomic window carries:
- a CDS encoding Rv2175c family DNA-binding protein, whose amino-acid sequence MSSIPAGQDVLDPDEPVYNLPEVAELLRIPVTKVHQQLREGHLVAVRRGGVPMIPKAFLNQDGDVVKSLPGLLAVLRDGGYHDTEILRWLFTADPSLTITRDGSRESISNARPVDALHAHQAREVIRRAQAMAY is encoded by the coding sequence GTGAGCAGCATTCCGGCCGGCCAGGACGTACTGGATCCCGATGAGCCCGTCTACAACCTTCCCGAAGTCGCCGAGCTGTTGCGTATCCCCGTGACGAAGGTGCACCAGCAGCTGCGTGAGGGCCACCTGGTGGCAGTGCGGCGCGGCGGTGTCCCGATGATCCCCAAAGCCTTCCTCAACCAGGACGGCGATGTGGTCAAGAGCCTGCCCGGATTGCTGGCCGTCCTGCGCGATGGCGGTTATCACGACACCGAGATCCTGCGCTGGCTGTTCACCGCCGATCCGTCGCTGACGATCACCCGCGACGGGTCACGCGAGTCGATCAGTAATGCCCGTCCGGTCGACGCGCTGCACGCGCATCAGGCCCGCGAGGTGATTCGGCGCGCTCAGGCCATGGCTTACTGA